The following proteins are co-located in the Candidatus Thermoplasmatota archaeon genome:
- a CDS encoding site-2 protease family protein: MAPPIPPEASKEIEFIKGLVARHFPVYDVRVTYDVVEFFCRVEPTLLEQNFEDLREEMGKNGYIPMITYDKGEHIITVAKKPTKKYRSSYVNIGLLVATFLTMVLAGALTWAGYADEDLTLNTVLMGMLTFTLPLMAILGIHELGHFFMARRRKVAASMPFFIPSIPPLGTFGAFIALRDPIPNKKSLMEIGVAGPIAGLLVAIPFGIIGLMLTNSEARVVPLNVGSEGVMGISFPLLYMWLEQLVPISGDYLMHPTAFAAWVGFLVTALNLLPVGQLDGGHVARALLGARAKYLSWVTVAILVAIGYFYTGWLLFAILILFLGARHPPPLNDITPLDMKRKAIGVLAFLILVVAFVPIPMIAISADHSFEIVTEQDTNASIAAGGWSQFSLRIDNTGNTYNEIHLMRESSPTEWEALFKLHNQSDGYYSDPYILWLNSSETADIDLRIAAPTSAEFAQTYNVTVKGASMNSSVTREIVFNLTVSSPTFTFFVNPSSSTVTPGNSTYANILFNNTGTSDLNLTIAPFPNLPQFVDVLLFSGGLNNTDPVSITLAPQSTWLVGVWIIVSEFCPIGEKALGIDVSSQGSLLTTIHITIDVV; this comes from the coding sequence ATGGCTCCACCTATTCCGCCAGAGGCATCCAAGGAGATAGAATTCATCAAGGGCCTCGTGGCTAGACACTTCCCCGTCTATGACGTCCGCGTCACCTACGACGTCGTCGAGTTCTTCTGCAGAGTCGAACCGACACTGCTCGAACAGAACTTCGAGGACCTGCGCGAGGAGATGGGCAAGAACGGCTACATCCCCATGATCACATACGACAAGGGAGAGCACATAATCACTGTCGCCAAGAAGCCGACCAAGAAGTACAGGAGTTCGTACGTCAACATCGGGCTCTTGGTCGCCACTTTCCTGACGATGGTGCTCGCGGGGGCTCTTACCTGGGCCGGGTATGCCGACGAGGATCTCACGCTCAACACCGTCCTCATGGGCATGCTGACATTCACCCTTCCCCTGATGGCAATCCTGGGAATCCACGAGCTGGGGCACTTCTTCATGGCGAGGAGGAGGAAAGTGGCGGCGTCTATGCCGTTCTTCATACCATCCATACCTCCGCTGGGCACGTTCGGAGCGTTCATAGCACTCCGGGACCCCATCCCCAACAAGAAATCGCTCATGGAGATCGGAGTCGCAGGTCCGATCGCCGGCCTGCTGGTCGCAATACCCTTCGGGATAATCGGGCTGATGCTCACCAACTCAGAGGCGAGGGTCGTCCCGCTAAACGTGGGGTCAGAGGGCGTGATGGGAATATCGTTCCCGCTCCTGTACATGTGGCTCGAGCAGCTGGTGCCGATCAGCGGCGATTACCTCATGCATCCGACAGCGTTCGCGGCGTGGGTTGGGTTCCTGGTCACCGCCCTGAACCTGCTCCCAGTCGGCCAGCTGGATGGAGGGCATGTCGCCAGGGCGCTCCTGGGCGCGAGGGCGAAGTACCTGAGCTGGGTGACCGTCGCGATCCTGGTGGCCATAGGCTACTTCTACACGGGCTGGCTGTTGTTCGCGATCCTCATCCTGTTCCTCGGTGCGAGGCATCCTCCGCCCCTGAACGACATCACCCCGCTCGACATGAAGCGAAAGGCGATCGGCGTTCTCGCATTCCTGATCCTGGTGGTAGCCTTCGTTCCAATCCCGATGATCGCCATCAGTGCGGACCACTCGTTCGAGATTGTGACGGAGCAGGACACGAACGCTTCGATCGCAGCTGGCGGCTGGAGCCAGTTCTCGCTGCGGATAGACAATACCGGTAACACTTACAACGAAATACACCTCATGAGGGAGTCGTCTCCAACCGAGTGGGAGGCGCTCTTCAAGCTGCACAATCAGAGCGACGGCTACTATTCCGATCCATACATATTGTGGCTCAACTCAAGCGAGACCGCAGACATCGACTTGAGGATCGCTGCACCGACATCGGCCGAGTTCGCCCAAACGTACAATGTCACAGTGAAAGGTGCCTCGATGAACAGCTCCGTCACCCGCGAGATCGTGTTCAACCTAACAGTGAGCAGCCCAACATTCACCTTCTTCGTGAACCCTTCCAGTAGCACAGTGACGCCGGGCAACTCGACATACGCGAACATCCTGTTCAACAACACCGGAACCTCAGACCTCAACCTTACCATCGCACCGTTCCCAAACCTGCCACAGTTCGTCGACGTCCTCTTGTTCTCGGGTGGATTGAACAACACCGATCCGGTCAGCATCACTCTAGCTCCGCAAAGCACTTGGCTTGTAGGTGTCTGGATTATCGTGTCCGAGTTCTGTCCTATTGGAGAAAAGGCATTGGGCATAGATGTGTCTAGTCAGGGATCTCTCTTGACCACGATTCATATCACGATCGACGTTGTCTAG
- a CDS encoding geranylgeranylglyceryl/heptaprenylglyceryl phosphate synthase: MKVRDYIDKTLKKHKMHMTLIDPAKQPPSKSGEIAAKACRAGTDAIMVGGSTGVTQENLDMTVDEIKRNCKLPVIYFPSDAHAIARRCDAIYFMSMLNSKNVRNITREHVKGAPIIKKLGIEPISMGYVIVEPGMKVGEIGEAELVRRDDIGSIVGYAITTEFFGMDLLYLEAGSGAPEPVPLAMVRAARESVDLPIVLGGGIVTPEQAEKLAAAGADIIVTGTLVENGDFEGRLKKIVDMVHRA, translated from the coding sequence TTGAAGGTCCGAGACTACATCGACAAGACGCTGAAGAAACATAAGATGCACATGACGCTCATAGACCCCGCGAAGCAGCCTCCGAGCAAGTCCGGAGAGATCGCTGCGAAAGCCTGCAGGGCGGGCACGGACGCGATAATGGTCGGAGGCTCGACGGGCGTCACTCAGGAAAACCTGGACATGACAGTTGACGAGATCAAGCGGAACTGCAAGCTGCCCGTGATATACTTTCCATCGGACGCGCATGCTATTGCGCGCAGGTGCGACGCGATATACTTCATGAGCATGCTCAACTCGAAGAACGTCAGGAACATCACAAGGGAGCATGTCAAGGGCGCGCCCATAATCAAGAAGCTCGGGATAGAACCCATCTCCATGGGCTATGTCATCGTAGAGCCCGGCATGAAGGTCGGAGAGATCGGCGAGGCGGAGCTCGTCAGGAGGGACGACATCGGCTCGATCGTCGGGTACGCCATCACGACGGAGTTCTTCGGTATGGACCTTCTTTACCTCGAGGCTGGGTCGGGGGCGCCCGAGCCTGTGCCCTTGGCCATGGTCAGAGCTGCTCGGGAGAGCGTCGATTTGCCCATAGTGCTCGGTGGCGGGATTGTCACGCCAGAGCAGGCCGAGAAACTGGCGGCGGCCGGAGCCGACATCATCGTCACGGGGACGCTTGTTGAGAACGGCGATTTCGAGGGCAGATTGAAGAAGATCGTCGACATGGTCCACCGGGCCTAG
- the cca gene encoding CCA tRNA nucleotidyltransferase, whose protein sequence is MTIESEVLKSIKPTSAQDKKVASVVEELSDKVVAEARKINAHVETMLVGSVAKATHLKDPDIDLFMLFPESTPMDQLKEAGLEIGRRVLKGREHYAQHPYVRGMYAGFQVDLVPCFRIRDTRHKMSAVDRTPFHTEFVKKNLKKGMADQVRLLKRFMKGIESYGAEAKVQGFSGYLCELLIMRFGSLNGVLKAAREWKVGEHIELPDFPGKEFKEPLTFIDPVDLTRNVASAVAVETMIRFVLASREYLSNPDRKLFFPNERKTWDAAKIKNVAGTRLKNTLIVSFAKLPFIDDVVYPQLRKSLGAITALLGRSDFDIEKSSIHVDEFTHLVIELASISLPKSRKHRGPPANSDNVNEFLTKWNTAGISAPYTEDGRWYVMTNRQYTQADELVRAKITVVPLGKDVQGLKRFDVSSGDALLSKRNLAALTRHLDDRMPWQR, encoded by the coding sequence ATGACGATCGAATCAGAGGTTCTTAAGAGCATCAAGCCGACGTCCGCGCAGGACAAGAAAGTCGCTTCCGTGGTCGAAGAGCTGTCGGACAAGGTCGTCGCTGAAGCTCGGAAGATCAATGCGCATGTGGAGACGATGCTCGTCGGTTCTGTCGCGAAGGCCACGCACCTCAAGGACCCTGACATCGACCTGTTCATGCTGTTCCCCGAGAGCACTCCTATGGATCAGCTCAAGGAGGCCGGCCTCGAGATCGGCAGGCGCGTCCTCAAGGGCCGAGAGCACTACGCACAGCATCCTTACGTCCGTGGAATGTACGCCGGCTTCCAGGTGGACCTCGTCCCATGCTTCCGCATACGGGACACCAGGCACAAGATGAGCGCGGTCGACCGCACTCCCTTTCACACTGAGTTCGTCAAGAAGAACCTGAAGAAGGGCATGGCCGACCAGGTCCGGCTGCTGAAGCGGTTCATGAAGGGCATCGAAAGCTATGGTGCCGAGGCGAAGGTACAGGGATTCTCAGGATATCTCTGCGAGCTCCTGATCATGCGCTTCGGGAGCCTCAATGGAGTGCTCAAGGCCGCAAGGGAATGGAAGGTCGGCGAGCACATCGAGCTGCCAGATTTCCCCGGGAAGGAGTTCAAAGAACCGCTCACATTCATCGATCCAGTCGACCTGACGAGGAATGTCGCCTCGGCCGTTGCCGTCGAGACGATGATCAGGTTCGTCCTCGCGAGCAGGGAGTACCTGTCGAACCCGGACAGGAAGTTGTTCTTCCCCAATGAAAGGAAGACCTGGGACGCCGCCAAGATCAAGAATGTCGCGGGGACGAGGCTGAAGAACACCTTGATCGTGTCCTTCGCCAAGCTTCCCTTCATAGACGACGTCGTCTACCCTCAGCTCCGGAAGTCGCTAGGAGCCATCACTGCTTTGCTGGGGCGATCCGATTTCGACATCGAGAAGAGCTCGATCCATGTCGACGAGTTCACTCATCTCGTGATCGAGTTGGCCTCGATCTCTCTGCCAAAGTCAAGGAAGCACAGGGGCCCGCCAGCGAACTCCGACAACGTGAACGAGTTCCTGACGAAGTGGAACACCGCGGGCATATCCGCCCCGTACACCGAGGACGGGAGATGGTACGTCATGACCAACAGACAGTATACGCAGGCGGACGAGCTAGTGAGGGCCAAGATCACAGTGGTACCGTTGGGCAAGGATGTCCAGGGCCTCAAGAGGTTCGATGTTTCCAGCGGCGATGCGCTGCTCTCGAAGAGGAACCTTGCCGCGCTGACCCGTCACCTCGATGACAGGATGCCATGGCAGAGATGA
- a CDS encoding SPFH/Band 7/PHB domain protein: protein MVFLVIIAGLAILTNGIKIVRPYEQAIYMRLGKYVRVLNQGFNLVAPMVNSVVTLDLRTQVLDVPRQEVITKDNSPTNVDAIIYIKIIDPTKAFFQVTNYRTATIYLAQTTLRSLIGDMELDEVLSNRQKINLHLRDMLDEATDKWGVKVEGVEIREVDPAGKVKDAMEEQTSAERLRRAAILKADGSKRAAILNAEGEKRARILQAEGLRQAKILEAEGERLAIILRSQGDAQKLRIMSVGAQPLDSKALTVLSLETLKSLGNGQATKIIFPFELTKLVEGVSEYLGIGRQTPAREVSKPEEIERVVGKADAILGPIPTPEELHQGLKKLEKAMEDEKIEAEEIAEITRKATKKAQAEREYQG from the coding sequence CTGGTCTTTCTCGTGATCATAGCCGGTCTCGCGATTCTGACCAATGGCATCAAGATTGTCAGGCCGTACGAGCAGGCCATCTACATGAGGCTTGGCAAGTATGTTCGAGTGCTCAACCAAGGTTTCAACCTGGTTGCCCCCATGGTCAACTCCGTGGTCACGCTCGACCTGAGGACCCAGGTGCTGGACGTCCCGAGACAAGAGGTCATCACGAAGGACAACTCGCCCACGAACGTTGACGCGATTATCTACATCAAGATCATCGACCCGACCAAAGCTTTCTTCCAGGTCACCAACTACCGCACGGCGACGATATACCTCGCCCAGACCACACTGAGATCGCTCATCGGTGACATGGAGCTGGACGAGGTCCTGTCGAACAGGCAGAAGATCAACCTGCACCTGAGGGACATGCTCGACGAGGCCACGGACAAGTGGGGCGTGAAGGTAGAGGGCGTCGAGATCAGGGAGGTCGACCCCGCAGGAAAGGTCAAGGACGCCATGGAGGAGCAGACCTCGGCCGAGAGGTTGAGGAGAGCAGCCATCCTGAAGGCCGACGGTTCGAAGAGGGCCGCCATCCTGAACGCTGAGGGCGAGAAGAGGGCCCGCATCCTGCAGGCCGAGGGCCTGAGGCAGGCGAAGATATTGGAAGCCGAGGGTGAGAGGCTTGCGATCATTCTGCGCAGCCAGGGTGACGCCCAGAAGTTGAGGATCATGAGCGTCGGTGCACAGCCTCTGGACTCGAAGGCACTGACGGTTCTGTCCCTGGAGACGTTGAAGTCGCTTGGCAACGGCCAGGCCACCAAGATCATATTCCCGTTCGAGCTCACGAAGCTGGTCGAGGGCGTGAGCGAGTACCTGGGCATCGGCAGGCAGACTCCGGCCAGAGAGGTTTCGAAGCCTGAGGAGATCGAGCGCGTGGTCGGCAAGGCAGATGCGATACTCGGCCCGATCCCGACGCCCGAAGAGCTGCACCAGGGACTGAAGAAGCTCGAGAAGGCCATGGAAGACGAGAAGATCGAGGCGGAGGAGATCGCCGAGATCACCAGGAAGGCGACCAAGAAGGCCCAAGCGGAGAGAGAATACCAGGGCTAA
- a CDS encoding amidohydrolase family protein gives MSILIKGGLVVTQNWKREVVKGDVLIEDGRITGVGHVKSRPDEVVDASGCVVMPGLINCHTHVSMALMRSVADDVKLEKFLDRTFAIDAKRTPEDISVGATLGCLEMAWSGTTSFVDLYYSEDLIAKSTEEVGLRGYLGWAVLDEKFTTQKGKPINNCENFIRSHRNKPLIKPLVAPQGVYVCSDETLLEAKELATKENTFCHYHLSETRFEVYEYQKTKGKRPADHLAEIGFFSKCDLAAHCVWLTINEVRDLAKAGVGVAHCPTSNMKLASGGVTPLPEMFNEGVPVSLGTDGCSSNNGLDMFLEMKFASLMHKANRWDASVIPAQKALDMATIDAAKCIGAEKELGSIEPGKKADVVVLDCSLPSMVPTRADNVVANLVYAGPSQAVRDVIVDGRFVMRGRKIANLDEKKFLKRADEVADRLVAKSK, from the coding sequence TTGAGCATTCTGATCAAAGGCGGCTTGGTCGTCACGCAGAACTGGAAGCGTGAGGTGGTCAAGGGAGACGTCTTGATCGAGGACGGCAGGATCACGGGCGTCGGCCATGTGAAGTCTCGGCCGGACGAGGTCGTAGACGCATCGGGATGCGTAGTCATGCCCGGGCTCATCAACTGCCACACTCATGTGTCGATGGCGCTCATGAGGAGCGTCGCGGACGATGTCAAACTCGAGAAGTTCCTGGACAGGACTTTCGCGATAGACGCCAAGCGCACCCCCGAAGACATCTCGGTCGGGGCGACGCTCGGATGCCTGGAGATGGCATGGTCCGGAACTACCTCATTCGTCGACCTGTACTACTCGGAGGATCTCATCGCGAAGAGCACCGAGGAGGTCGGTCTCAGAGGATACCTGGGATGGGCGGTGCTGGACGAGAAGTTCACGACACAGAAAGGAAAGCCCATCAACAACTGCGAGAACTTCATCCGCTCTCACAGGAACAAGCCTCTGATCAAACCACTTGTCGCTCCCCAGGGAGTCTATGTCTGCTCGGACGAGACCCTATTGGAGGCAAAGGAGCTCGCGACCAAGGAGAACACTTTCTGTCACTATCATCTGTCGGAGACCAGGTTCGAGGTCTACGAGTACCAGAAGACCAAGGGCAAGCGGCCTGCGGACCACCTTGCCGAGATCGGGTTCTTCTCGAAATGCGACTTGGCGGCTCACTGCGTCTGGTTGACCATCAACGAGGTGAGAGATCTGGCAAAGGCGGGGGTAGGCGTCGCGCACTGCCCCACATCCAACATGAAGCTCGCCAGCGGCGGTGTGACCCCGCTCCCCGAGATGTTCAATGAGGGCGTCCCGGTCTCCTTGGGCACAGACGGATGCTCCTCGAACAACGGCCTCGACATGTTCCTCGAGATGAAGTTCGCGTCGCTCATGCACAAGGCCAACAGATGGGATGCGAGCGTAATCCCTGCCCAGAAAGCGCTCGACATGGCGACGATCGACGCCGCGAAGTGCATCGGGGCGGAGAAGGAGCTTGGTTCCATCGAGCCCGGGAAGAAGGCCGACGTGGTGGTCCTGGACTGCTCTCTGCCCTCAATGGTGCCCACGAGAGCTGATAACGTCGTGGCGAACCTCGTCTACGCCGGCCCCAGCCAAGCGGTGAGGGACGTCATCGTCGATGGGAGGTTCGTGATGAGAGGCAGGAAGATCGCCAACTTGGATGAGAAGAAGTTCCTGAAGAGGGCAGATGAGGTGGCGGACCGGCTCGTTGCCAAGTCGAAGTAG
- the radA gene encoding DNA repair and recombination protein RadA — MSSEEDIEKLPGVGPAIMEKLREAGYNDLMMIAVDSPRNLAELTEIGEATAAKIIAAAKKAADVGGFETGDVILERRKTVAKLSSNSKALDELMGGGFETRAITEFFGEFGSGKTQLCHQMAVNTTKPVSEGGLDGHTIMIDTEQTFRPERITQMSEASDLDPDDVLKKIHVARAFNSHHQTLLVDKAFETAKEFPVRLIIVDSLTAHFRAEYIGRGALAERQQMLNKHMHDLLRFGDVHNAVIAVTNQVSAKPDAFFGDPTRPIGGHIVGHTATFRIYLRKSKGGKRIARLIDSPNLPEAEAVFMVSEAGISD; from the coding sequence ATGTCGTCCGAGGAGGATATCGAGAAGCTCCCGGGAGTCGGGCCAGCCATAATGGAGAAGCTCAGAGAGGCCGGCTACAATGATCTGATGATGATCGCTGTCGATTCGCCCAGAAACCTGGCGGAGCTCACCGAGATAGGAGAGGCCACCGCCGCGAAGATCATAGCGGCAGCCAAGAAGGCCGCAGACGTCGGTGGGTTCGAGACTGGAGATGTCATCCTGGAGCGCAGGAAGACAGTCGCGAAGCTCAGCTCCAACTCGAAGGCCCTGGACGAGCTCATGGGCGGCGGGTTCGAGACCCGTGCCATCACGGAGTTCTTCGGAGAGTTCGGCTCGGGCAAGACCCAGCTCTGCCATCAGATGGCCGTGAACACGACCAAGCCAGTCAGCGAGGGCGGGCTCGACGGACACACGATCATGATCGACACGGAGCAGACCTTCAGGCCGGAGAGGATCACGCAGATGTCAGAGGCCTCGGACCTAGACCCGGACGATGTGCTCAAGAAGATACATGTAGCGCGCGCCTTCAACAGCCACCATCAGACTCTGCTCGTGGACAAGGCGTTCGAGACGGCCAAGGAGTTCCCCGTGCGGCTTATAATCGTCGACTCGCTCACAGCGCATTTCAGAGCCGAGTACATTGGAAGAGGAGCTCTGGCAGAGAGGCAGCAGATGCTGAACAAGCACATGCACGACCTCCTGAGGTTCGGCGATGTCCACAATGCGGTCATAGCCGTCACCAACCAGGTATCTGCCAAGCCGGACGCCTTCTTCGGGGACCCGACGAGGCCGATCGGAGGCCACATCGTCGGCCACACGGCTACATTCAGGATATACCTGAGAAAGAGCAAGGGTGGGAAGAGGATCGCCAGGCTCATTGACTCCCCCAACCTCCCGGAGGCGGAGGCTGTGTTCATGGTGTCCGAGGCCGGCATAAGCGACTGA
- a CDS encoding MBL fold metallo-hydrolase, whose amino-acid sequence MVRITFLGTGGGRFATIYQARATGGIYLEDGRNLHIDPGPGALVRMRSVGIDPLGTDAILISHCHPDHYLDAEILIEAMTEGGTRKQGILLASTSVIEGNGDFGPAISKYHLSQPKVVKVMQPFNKVSMKPLEITATPSAHSDTSSVGFRILTTGGMVSYISDTQLTEQVIKAHRNCRVLIAPVTRPLGKRIPHHLSTEDAGYLIEKIKPELAVINHFGMRVIQENPETQAKWIEDRSGVKTVAARDFMTLELKKDSIVVADRIRETPDR is encoded by the coding sequence ATGGTCAGGATAACCTTTCTAGGCACTGGTGGCGGCAGGTTCGCCACCATCTATCAGGCCAGGGCGACGGGCGGCATCTACTTGGAGGACGGCAGGAACCTGCACATCGACCCAGGCCCGGGCGCGCTTGTGCGCATGCGCTCTGTAGGGATAGATCCTCTCGGGACCGATGCGATCCTCATATCCCACTGCCATCCCGACCATTATCTTGACGCTGAGATATTAATCGAGGCAATGACCGAGGGAGGGACGAGGAAGCAGGGCATTCTCCTGGCGAGCACGAGCGTGATCGAGGGGAACGGAGACTTCGGCCCGGCGATATCGAAATACCATCTGTCTCAGCCCAAGGTCGTAAAGGTCATGCAGCCGTTCAACAAGGTGAGCATGAAGCCATTGGAGATTACAGCGACTCCCTCGGCGCACTCGGACACGAGCAGCGTCGGCTTCAGGATACTGACCACCGGAGGGATGGTCTCTTACATCTCGGACACGCAGCTCACGGAGCAGGTCATCAAGGCGCACAGGAACTGCCGCGTCCTGATCGCTCCCGTCACCCGACCGTTGGGCAAGAGGATCCCGCATCATCTCAGCACCGAGGACGCCGGATACTTGATCGAGAAAATCAAGCCCGAGCTGGCGGTGATAAACCACTTCGGCATGCGCGTAATCCAGGAGAACCCCGAGACGCAGGCCAAGTGGATCGAGGACAGGAGCGGCGTGAAGACCGTCGCCGCAAGGGATTTCATGACGCTAGAGCTGAAGAAGGACTCGATTGTTGTCGCGGACCGCATCAGGGAGACGCCAGATAGATGA
- a CDS encoding secondary thiamine-phosphate synthase enzyme YjbQ: MAAANGTIKLKTSAKDEIIDVTGRVQEIVSGSNLRNGLACIFVAGSTAAVTTVEHEPGLVADMREAMERLYPKGKDYEHHQRWGDGNGHSHVRASFVGPSLTVPVVDGRLLLGTWQQVVFMEFDNKPRNREITVQIVGE, encoded by the coding sequence ATGGCCGCGGCCAACGGGACCATCAAGCTCAAGACATCCGCCAAGGACGAGATAATCGACGTGACCGGGAGGGTGCAGGAGATCGTCTCCGGATCGAATCTAAGGAACGGCCTCGCATGCATTTTCGTCGCTGGCTCGACGGCCGCCGTGACCACTGTGGAGCACGAGCCCGGACTCGTCGCTGACATGCGCGAGGCCATGGAGAGGCTGTACCCGAAGGGCAAGGACTACGAACACCACCAGCGCTGGGGAGACGGGAACGGGCACTCACATGTGCGGGCATCCTTCGTCGGGCCGTCGCTGACAGTGCCTGTGGTCGACGGCCGGCTACTCCTAGGGACTTGGCAGCAGGTGGTGTTCATGGAGTTCGACAACAAGCCCAGGAACAGAGAGATCACGGTCCAGATAGTGGGAGAGTAG
- a CDS encoding NfeD family protein, producing the protein MELGEQLGLAFIVIGILMLLAELSSPGAFILVPATVLIVLGAVGLAAPGILLSWWSPVVALVIVVPTTYVAIKMYQKLAPPGPPETTVATTLVGQTGVVLTEVVPSTLKGKVRIDHDTWSATSDKAIPAGRKVVVKASEGVHVTVEEIP; encoded by the coding sequence ATGGAACTGGGTGAGCAGCTAGGTCTGGCATTCATAGTCATCGGAATCCTCATGCTCCTAGCGGAACTGTCGTCTCCGGGGGCGTTCATACTCGTCCCGGCGACGGTGCTCATTGTGCTGGGAGCCGTCGGACTCGCAGCGCCAGGCATATTGCTTAGCTGGTGGTCGCCCGTAGTCGCGCTCGTGATCGTCGTCCCGACGACCTATGTCGCGATAAAGATGTATCAGAAGCTCGCTCCGCCTGGACCGCCTGAAACGACGGTGGCTACCACGCTCGTCGGGCAGACGGGCGTCGTCCTCACCGAGGTAGTCCCCAGCACGCTCAAGGGGAAGGTCAGGATAGACCATGACACCTGGAGCGCCACATCCGACAAGGCCATACCCGCGGGCAGGAAGGTCGTTGTGAAGGCGAGCGAGGGAGTTCATGTCACGGTCGAGGAGATACCCTAG
- a CDS encoding UbiA family prenyltransferase, with the protein MNERTGAPTLMGYLMMLRLGNCVMGALGCLLAAIVCGGLDALDSYPFEIIFSMVTVFSFTAAGNSLNDYFDRDTDKVAHPERPLPSGMIKPAGALTVSVMLFALSVECSYFVSAWSLIVVLASIAVMVGYELLLKAEGFAGNLAIGWLTGALFLFGGAAVEKMELAWILAALAFLATLGREVVKDIQDIEGDKGSRRTLPMRIGTRRAGVVGSAAFVGAVALSPVPYLQGLLSIWYVPVVGAADAIFIYCALIHFRSPGQGQKVAKLAMLVALLAFLLGGVS; encoded by the coding sequence ATGAACGAGCGCACCGGTGCGCCGACCCTCATGGGCTACCTCATGATGCTCAGGCTCGGGAACTGCGTCATGGGCGCTCTAGGATGCCTGCTCGCCGCGATCGTATGCGGCGGTCTTGACGCCCTTGATTCATACCCGTTCGAGATAATCTTCTCGATGGTGACGGTCTTCTCGTTCACAGCTGCGGGCAACTCTCTCAACGACTACTTCGACAGAGATACGGACAAGGTTGCGCACCCCGAGAGGCCGCTTCCGTCCGGCATGATCAAACCGGCCGGGGCCCTGACAGTCTCGGTCATGTTGTTCGCTCTTTCGGTTGAATGCAGTTACTTTGTGAGCGCATGGTCTCTCATCGTTGTGCTAGCGTCGATTGCCGTCATGGTGGGGTACGAGCTCCTGCTCAAGGCGGAGGGGTTCGCTGGGAATCTGGCCATCGGCTGGCTCACAGGCGCGCTGTTCCTTTTCGGTGGCGCTGCTGTTGAAAAGATGGAGCTCGCATGGATCCTTGCGGCCCTTGCCTTCCTCGCGACTCTCGGCCGGGAGGTCGTCAAGGACATCCAGGACATCGAAGGAGACAAAGGTTCGCGAAGGACCCTCCCCATGAGGATAGGCACTAGGCGGGCTGGAGTGGTGGGATCCGCTGCATTCGTTGGGGCCGTCGCCCTCAGTCCTGTGCCCTACCTGCAGGGACTCCTGTCGATATGGTATGTTCCTGTCGTCGGTGCCGCTGATGCAATCTTTATATATTGTGCCTTGATTCACTTCCGAAGCCCTGGACAAGGGCAGAAGGTGGCAAAGCTGGCAATGCTCGTCGCCCTGTTGGCTTTCTTACTCGGAGGGGTCTCTTGA
- a CDS encoding Rab5-interacting family protein: MAKKRRKDKEEQEDYEFRPPEFKENEFLKKELTDTRTAVLTIVYATTFGVIAGVISLNGAFVGLAFLAALVGIFTLKWFFVIAKVDTSGFAKKNWLGNIGSFFFTFLAVWVLLLNMPFSDHADPTVDKAIVWVDNGTTVRGIEYKLDKTQGVYSWVAINASDNANNMILKAGNYTINITAKVSDNGDLSSVKIAIGSQSSAFVEMALVPNQRYAYSITSSTLDTSSGLMFYISATDNAGNNIMFRPDRAIPVVA; encoded by the coding sequence ATGGCCAAGAAACGGAGAAAGGACAAGGAAGAGCAGGAGGACTACGAGTTCAGGCCTCCTGAGTTCAAGGAGAATGAGTTCCTCAAGAAAGAGCTGACGGACACCAGGACCGCCGTTCTCACCATAGTCTACGCGACAACGTTCGGAGTAATAGCCGGCGTGATATCGCTGAACGGAGCATTCGTCGGCCTAGCTTTCCTCGCAGCCCTCGTTGGGATATTCACCCTCAAGTGGTTCTTCGTGATCGCGAAGGTCGACACTTCCGGCTTTGCTAAGAAGAACTGGTTGGGGAACATCGGATCGTTCTTCTTCACGTTCTTGGCCGTCTGGGTGCTCCTGCTGAACATGCCGTTCTCGGACCATGCCGACCCGACTGTCGACAAGGCCATCGTCTGGGTCGACAACGGCACGACCGTCCGGGGCATCGAGTACAAGCTCGACAAGACGCAGGGTGTCTACAGCTGGGTGGCGATAAACGCGAGCGACAACGCCAATAACATGATACTCAAGGCCGGAAACTACACAATCAACATAACCGCCAAAGTGTCGGACAACGGTGATCTCTCCTCTGTGAAGATAGCCATAGGGTCCCAGAGCAGCGCGTTCGTCGAGATGGCGTTAGTCCCCAACCAAAGATATGCGTACTCGATCACTAGCTCCACGCTCGATACCAGCTCAGGGCTCATGTTCTACATCAGCGCGACCGACAACGCGGGCAACAACATAATGTTCCGCCCGGACAGAGCCATCCCAGTGGTTGCCTAG